One genomic window of Homalodisca vitripennis isolate AUS2020 unplaced genomic scaffold, UT_GWSS_2.1 ScUCBcl_6252;HRSCAF=13378, whole genome shotgun sequence includes the following:
- the LOC124373746 gene encoding sentrin-specific protease 1-like — MERSKQDKNMAVYAFNTFFYPKLISQGYNSLKRWTKKVDIFDKEFLLVPIHLGIHWCMATVDFRDRTIRYYNSMESENNTCLYALLNYLNEESLDKKKKEYDISDWKTENVKDIPQQMNGSDCGVFSCMFAEYLSRNAKITFSQKDMPYFRRKMVYEILAKRLLQ; from the exons ATGGAACGAAGCAAACAAGACAAGAACATGGCTGTCTACGCTTTCAACACTTTTTTCTACCCAAAGCTGATCTCACAGGGTTACAACTCTCTGAAAAGGTGGACAAAAAAG GTGGATATATTTGACAAAGAATTTCTGTTGGTGCCCATCCATCTGGGTATACACTGGTGTATGGCGACAGTGGACTTCAGAGATCGTACTATCCGATACTACAACAGCATGGAATCGGAAAACAACACTTGCCTCTAT GCACTTCTTAATTACTTAAATGAGGAGAGTTTGGATAAAAAGAAAAAGGAATATGACATCAGCGACTGGAAGACTGAAAATGTTAAG GATATTCCGCAACAGATGAACGGGAGTGACTGTGGCGTGTTCTCGTGCATGTTCGCAGAGTATCTCAGTAGAAACGCAAAAATCACCTTTTCTCAAAAGGACATGCCATATTTCAGGAGAAAAATGGTCTACGAAATCTTAGCTAAACGTCTACTACAATAA